A stretch of the Poseidonibacter antarcticus genome encodes the following:
- the rseP gene encoding RIP metalloprotease RseP, with translation MGTITFLLVLSFLVFFHELGHFTAARYFGVKVHVFSIGFGKRLFAKEWKGTVWQLSLIPLGGYVKMKGQDDSNPSLVESGDDSYNTKSPLQRIVILFAGPFANFLLAAILYFSIAIIGASALAPQIGQVQANSPAFKAGIQKNDEIVRINNTQITTWNDLGKTIVNTQGPLKFFIKRDGNLIAKTINPHISDAQNMFKEDIKKRMVGISPSGKIIKLDLSIGESLVFAYEKTVFASTMIFQGVQKLIQGVIPSSEVGGVITIGKVISDASQSSIIALLTITALISVNLGVLNLLPIPALDGGHIMFNIYEMITKRKPSDKVFMILTIAGWVILGSLMLLGIYNDINRIFLK, from the coding sequence TTGGGTACTATAACATTTTTACTGGTATTATCGTTTTTAGTTTTTTTTCATGAATTAGGTCATTTTACTGCTGCTCGTTATTTTGGAGTAAAAGTTCATGTTTTCTCAATTGGTTTTGGGAAACGTCTTTTTGCAAAAGAATGGAAAGGTACAGTTTGGCAACTTTCATTAATACCACTTGGTGGTTATGTAAAAATGAAAGGTCAAGATGATTCTAATCCTTCTTTAGTTGAAAGTGGTGATGATTCATATAATACGAAATCTCCTCTTCAACGAATAGTTATACTATTTGCAGGTCCATTTGCAAACTTTTTATTAGCTGCTATTTTATACTTTTCTATTGCTATTATAGGTGCTTCAGCACTTGCTCCTCAAATAGGTCAAGTTCAAGCTAATTCACCTGCTTTTAAAGCTGGAATTCAAAAAAATGATGAAATTGTAAGAATTAATAATACACAAATCACAACATGGAATGATCTTGGAAAAACAATTGTAAATACACAAGGTCCTTTAAAATTCTTCATTAAAAGAGATGGAAACCTAATAGCTAAAACTATAAACCCACATATCTCTGATGCACAAAATATGTTTAAAGAAGATATTAAAAAAAGAATGGTTGGGATTTCACCTTCTGGGAAAATTATAAAACTTGATTTATCTATTGGTGAATCTTTAGTATTTGCTTATGAAAAAACAGTATTTGCATCAACAATGATTTTTCAAGGTGTTCAAAAATTAATCCAAGGTGTAATACCAAGTAGTGAAGTTGGTGGAGTTATTACAATTGGAAAAGTAATCTCTGATGCAAGTCAATCTAGTATTATTGCATTGCTTACGATTACGGCACTTATTTCTGTTAATTTAGGTGTTTTAAACTTACTTCCTATTCCAGCACTAGATGGTGGACATATTATGTTTAATATATATGAAATGATTACAAAAAGAAAACCAAGTGATAAAGTTTTCATGATACTTACAATCGCTGGTTGGGTGATTCTTGGTTCTTTAATGTTACTAGGAATTTACAACGATATTAATAGAATTTTCTTAAAATAA